DNA sequence from the Acanthochromis polyacanthus isolate Apoly-LR-REF ecotype Palm Island chromosome 5, KAUST_Apoly_ChrSc, whole genome shotgun sequence genome:
TGTgtaaccagaaagttcaaacaaacagagacgtactgagaaacttttaaaactttagtcctcagactgtctaaaggttcaaactaacagaggtctactcaggaacttcttGAATTTCAACCCTCAGACTGtctcaaagttcaaactaagagagatctactgtgggacttagaaaatttcagccctcagactgtgtgaaagctcaggtcctgaggactcagGAGGTTTTGAGACTTGGAACTgtgggttcaaccctccagcactaaggctgaagtccaacctcctgagaataATGGTTGAGTCGAgactcaagttaaaaaaaaaaccaaacaaactcGAAAacggcaacaacaaaaaaaaaagatgataaatgcgcaaaaaaaaaaaaaaaaattctgagtgggtagctcagggggtaagaGGAGAGACTACCAATCAGAAGATCGtaagttcaagacccaccactggcctttttctttctttgtctgtgtcaggattttcaaaaaatttaagaagggcatgatcttgaaccagcaacctgccGCTCCATAGGCTAATCCTTAtgtcactgagctacagatcaaataaataaaaataatttcgtcgtccctttgacatcgtagtttctgttcctaacaaagtgaccacatgggtggagccaaggcggagtcaGGGCGGCGAGTAGGAGGGGcagtgggttgtctagcgcagctaggctatgaaggaaggtcaacttttatcaacctccatccagatgttcaacttaaTATCTTTCCTAGctccacaaacctttagtatcacactttattatcatttattaggactttcaTGGAaaccaccagcagatttagtttttgttggaaaattTATTCTTGTcatcgtgggactgcaggatttaaaactgttccttctatttgacctcatgtttattagatTAACTGGAGAACATTATTTTAGTTgtcgattagtctcttaaaaaccaaataacaaattggattagtcaagagatTTAAATtccttactttgtcatattttaaatgtgacaaaaaaacaaaaataaagcatcttgagacaatttgacctgtaattggcattatacaaataaaattgaatttaaattttacgtatcttgtaatgttggaggaattcagccatatatgttggaaaatacattttctttgtccattaatctgttgattgttttctccagtaattcatttcttgttttggtttatacatgtcaaacccaaatatattcagtttactgtcataaaaccaaaaagatttacttTCATGATGCaagaatcaggcagtttttagagcgacatgccaTACTaacgtttttagagcaacatgctatactatgatgttttttggacgacatgctatactatgacgttttttggacgacatgctatactatgatgtttttggacgacatgctatactatgacgtgtttagagcgacatgctatacgacgttttttgggcgacatgctatactacgccgtgactgtgatgtttttgaacaacatactatgatgttttaagaGCGAAATGCTACTATGATGTTTTGAGAgtgacatgctacactatgacgttttttagatgacatgctatactatgatgttttttggatgacttACCAAACTAtggacgtttttagagtgacatgctatgctatgacgttttttggacggcatgctacactatgatgtttattGAATGACATGCTATACTCTTATGTTTGTtgggcgacatgctaaactatgacgttatttggatgacatgctatacaatgattttagagtgacatgctatactataggctttttaattgacataactatgaagttttttatttgcgttttttgttgttttttagaaaCATATAAGAATtcgaacatttttaaaaattactatacttttacttgtgcaatgaactattattctatggtattttttagatgacatattatactttgatgttttcttgaatgacatactattttgacaatatactgcaatatgacattttttgtcacatatcatacatgacagttttaggcaacatcctatcattttgcgctttttgaaccacataataatctatggggtttttttgttgccGACATGCCATACTATGAACTACAGACCATACTGTTtttcttgaaaagtatactatactttgtcattttcttaactccatcctatactatggcgttatagacagagtgctttggttacatgttgatttatgatctagatgtttttctgttttgttttttgacgggattaccacagacctgaccgttAACACCactgacacccacctgagggagacgctgcctaagatctcaaGGCTGCTTGGTCTGATCTTTCTGGTCCTCCTCCAGAACGccttcatcaactacgtcttcttttgaagaggctatcagatgctgcaatctgtCACCTTAAGGAGGAacctactttcactctgtaacgagaCGGCAGGTATTTcaaagacccagctcctggcggctttgagtgaaaatttaacatccatcaaaacagaactgCAGACAGAACTGGACTATAAAGATGAAGAAtgtgagcagcagaacagatgtgatcagaaagaagcccttttattttatcttttctttctggctgacttgatgctgtcagatgcagatgttggagctgattctgatctttcaagagaaaaatctgctttttcctCATAGcctttatgtatatatatatatatatatatatatacatatatatcatAGATCAAAAGTAGACactaactactgctgctgatactggcactgctactacaacttgtaatactattacaaatgctgatactacttctacgACTCTGACAGTCACTTTTTagtactactgctgcttgtacttttagtattactactactgcttgtacaactacagctactattaattttctggtatttggttgtcaagCTGCTAGCTCCCgctagtgttttgctagtggctaactagttagctctcatcGACTGGAAGCTCTGAACAAGatgtaataatgaaaaaagagccaaaaaactATTCTTGCTTATGAAAAGTTACTTTAAGTTTCTTTATCTCCAACGAACAACGTAGTATGCAATTGTATGCAGCACAGTGAGACAGCATACTTCTTGTTTCCGTTTTGACGCCGTCTACATCCAAGGAATGCTCTtaaactttgcccccactaggGGGGGATCCGCCACTGGTTGCAGGGTGTTCTCACCCTGTAAGTCATTCAATGACTGTCTCCAGCTGTCCCCGTGTTTGTTACACTGCATGTGTTGAACATGCAAATGTGTGATGTAATTGTGCTTTGCAAAACCTGTCAGAGTGATTTGGCTGCTCTGTCCATTATATTGATCTGTTGCACCATGGGATCAATGCTTAAATCATTTCTCAACAGATCACTACAACTCAATCATGGGCATGATTGCAACATTGTTATTAATTATTAAGCTTAATCAATCAATATGAAAgtgagtagaaaaaaaaatccttacaccactgacaggtgaagtgaatagcaCCAaccatcttgttataatgcaatgttctgctgggaaaccatcagtcctgacattcatgccCTATAGTAAAGTGCTAAATAAATACACTGACCATTTACCATAAACTGCATATAAAATTAGTTTTGTGTGCTGTGTgagggttttctttttttttgttgctttttctttacaaaacaacacaacgttttattttcaatacaaaaataaaattagtaTTAAAGTGACTGATGTTATCTCTATCATTGGTGATCATATCACACTGAGGGGTTCAGTTCTTGGCATATTAACACACTGGTTTGCGAGGGAGGGCGCGCTATAAGAGCTCATCAGACACCAACTATTTGACAGCATAGCCCACAATGTGTGGTTTGATCACGAAGGGGAGTGGTGCTTGGATGTGTCTTAGTTTGAGATCAGAGAATCCGGCTCTCTCCAGGTGCTTCCATGTTTCCCGGGTGGCCTTGCATCCGCCGCAGTAGTACCAGAGGGGCTGCAGGACGTGCTGGAAGAAGTAGGACCAAGTGGATGGCTCTGCAACCACGTGCTCCATGAAGAAGAAGGCTCCACCCTGCAAGACAAACATTTGTTATGTACAAActacaaaatattagaaataagTTTCCATAATTTCctctagggctggacctgaatatcctatccgaatattcggtcatGAAGGTGGTacctgaatatttattttgagaccCAACTATTCAGATAACCACCCCCCACTCCCATCACGAAGCGaaccaaatattcggatattcatcaTTAATCAGGGCCAAATATCCAGAGCCCAGAAACTtctattcaggccagccctaaTTTCCTCATAGTTGTGTGAGAAAAATCTAAGAATATTGACTGAAACCACATTCAGAACTcaggctgcaactaacgatgaATCGATTAATTATCTGAGCATGAtatacgtcatcaaaagtggaagtgagtgtgcaatgcaacagaaatcacagtCCAAGCAGAGCGCTGAACACAGACCGACGTCCGCGTTGCATCGTACATATATATGCACGATACCCATGGAGTGATTTCTGTTGGATATTGTGCTCAGGCGGTTAATCGATTCATCCCTAGTTGCAACCCTACAACCAGATGTTTTTGAGTCATGCAGGTGGGACGACCCTCCACCTGGACACCAGGTGTGTCTGCTCCAGTCGTCACCTGATTGAGGCACACCTGCAATCTAGTGGCTCAGCTGCACTTAATCGCCCCCATTTCCATTCAAACTGGCTTTCTGACAGGAGCTGCTGCCATGTGGAGCTCCAGCAGCATTATTCTGGGTTTTGGTTTTTAATGCCCATTTGGCTGTTTTGCATGGCAATAAACCATTTTCACTACATCATTACTGTCTCCTGGTTTTGAGCTGACTTTCGGAGCCGAGTTGTAACACAGATAGCACAGTGTGCAGTTCATTACAAAATACATAGAAAATCCAGTGGCAACCATCTAAAGATTACTGCTGAGCTTGAGCAAGTGCAGTTAATCATTTCCTATCATTGCATGTTCTGAAATCAAGTTACAGTCATTCTTGATTCATGTGATTTAGTTCTTGTTTTATAAAAGTTtatacataaaaacatataGTGTCTGTTcaccatatttattttttgttatataATCTCAAACCAAATGctaatcatttttaaatgtttttttaaatcatttatgacCCAATACAcgttttttttggttgtttgttttgtatttctacaataagacataaaatttttaagtattcCTAGAAAACTAAAGAACCCTGAACACTCCCTTTAAGTGCTGCTTAAAGTTCATCTCTGCTGTTTTAGTCACCTTTCCCTCTCTTGGATTTCTGAGATTCACTGTGGAAGATTATGAAcgttcatgtgtttttttcaaatatatttgCTCAAATTTCACATAAAATCTGAGTTTAAAGCTGAAAGCAGAATctttgactttaacattcaCAAGCCAACATtcaaaaagtgcttcaaagatgttatcaaggcctcagatgactgaatgtttttccAGACAGTAGTTGTCAGTCATATTCTGAGGATCTTTTAGGGGTTGTTGTTGATGTAACTGACTACAAAATATTCTCAATAAAACATTCCCACAGTGttaaataataacatttaaagaacattattgtgtttttaaaagatcGTTGTtgaaaccaaaataaaacaaaaactgctactttgtagaattttttggaACAGAAGAAAATCATTCTAGCTGGGATAGCTGTGGTCAGGTCATATTAGTTGAGGGTTGAATTATCAGTCATGTTGTGACCTTCAGTCTATAATAAGCTACAGAAAACTTGGACTTTAATTCCATATTGTGTGATTTCCACTACGtatattcagttttttcttcacACTCCTATGCACCAAGCTATATGAAACGTAAACAGTATCTATACTCATAATCTGACCCTGCTACTCACTACTTTGTGTAGTGGGTTAGTTGTGAACGATTAATCCACAAGTTCCACTCCCCTCGCTGTGACCCTGATCTGCAGGTCACGGATGCAAACCAGCATTTGTCAATAAATTCAATTGTCTGGAGGACTCACAGGCCGCAGGATCCGGAGCGCCTCCCTCAGGGTCTGCTGGATGTCGTTAACGGAGCAGAGCACCAGCGTGCAGACCACCGCGTCCACCGACTCGTACCCGACtgcgcccaggtcctccccggTGGCCACCACGAACCGCTCATATGACAGGTGGTCGTTGTCGGCCATGCTCTTGCTCAGATACTTCTCGAAGTGCGGGTTGGGGTCGGTGCAGATCACTTTGCATCCGGCCGGGTAGTACTGGAAATTGGTCCCGGAGCCGCAGCCGATCTCCAGCACCGTGAGGCGGCCGCCGGGCTTGGCGAACTGGGTCAGACTGCGGAACAGCTCCTTCTTCTGCTCATGCATCTTCTCGTTGTAGGCGATCGAGAAGCCACTTAGACACATGGGGAAAATGCGTTCGTAGATGCGATACCCGCCCACGGCGTACATTAAATGCAGCGGCAGACACAAAATATTCATCACCGCCGTCAACAATGTCATTGCGAGCGTCATTTTTGCGGAGCTTCGTGTCGACCGGCAACTCCGACAGCGAGGCGTCAAGTGAAGTTTTATCCGAGGAGGAGAGCTCTACTGGGAAGTGAGCGGCAGAGGAGTCCCACCCCTTTCGCTGGAGCACCACAGCACTTtatggaggaaacaaacatgtcCAGAGGTCAACTGCAGGAGAGAATTAACTTTTCTTTTCCAGTTTAAATTAACTTCATACATCATACGTTTGTCAGATGAAAAGATAATTTTCCAAGTCGAGAAATAAAATGCAGGCTCTTGAAACTTTGTGTTCTTACACTCAAGACACAATAAGACTGAACTTTATCACTTCTTGTATCATATATTGCTCCGGAAATAACaacatgagaataaatgcagtgcCTAGTACAACAGCAATAATGTTTAAATAAGATGCATTATTAAATATAACAATTAATAAGATACAATAAGATCAGAACAGAAAAGTTGGAATAGAAAAATACTTTGATCCCCAAAGGAAAATTCCGTTCTGTGAAGTGACCAACACAAAATGCACAACAAAGCGTAAAATATGCCAcgattaaaaataaatctatgtATTTTTGCCCCTTTGCTGTGATTAATAGTTTGCTTCTTCTCTCTAGGAGCTGTTGGGCCCGTGTGGCAGACTGATCCCCGTGATCCCTTCACTCCCTGTACAGTAGTGCACTTGGGTGTCTGTCAgtggtgtgttttgtttcttcacaTGTGTTATGTCGCATCAGGACCTTTCCCTCTCCCTTCAGTTAGTCATCTCTGCCTGGTAAACCCACAGCACTGTGTCTAGTGTCTGTATTTTGGAAGCAACTCAATTAAGCTTTGAAGGGGCCCTGGAGGATTGTGCAATATTGTGCCGCTtactgatgatttattggcatTGCCACCAAgagatcttcattgaaaaattgGAAATTTTAAGAGTTGTCAAACTTTATTTTGTATACAGTATTCTGGAATCACGTCAGTCTCTGGTGTTGTTCTTACTTGTGTGACCTTTTTGTGGGTGTTAGAGCGGTGATCCCCTCTAATAGATTGCCTGGGGGTGAGATTCCCCTAGGTGGCGTTGTTGGACACTTGGACAGTCTTGCCAtagtagcattaagctaacgatgtttttgttgagtttcaTGTAAACAGTTGAAGTGAGTTGCGTTACTGTAATGTAGTACATTTACtcaataaaactgtcagtggagaTGCTGGTTTACATTAATGTaatgtttagaaaacctaaatatgtttaaaacagtgaggttaaggttctgtgttgtcattagtcctgaatatctgctggttctctgaagttaaactgaaaaaaacagtaaatctactctctagtGGTTAtcattgtttaatgactgattcacatgttgtagtacgTATTCCTGCAGTATAGACTGGAAAAATAAACTCCCAGAATATGataaatcttattgagcatctgtgggatgttccaGGATAAGCCTGAGCTTGGGAGGTCCCACACAGCAACCCACAGGGCCCACAGAATTCACtaccacaggacatccccagaggtcctgtatCCATACCCCCCTGtatcagaggagttttagcagcataaaggagatcAACACAGTATTAGACAAGcagtcataatgttatgcctgattggtgtatttTCAATTAAACTACCAACATTCTGCAGGTAAAACCTCTGTATTTCCTTTTCATACAATCACTTCAATCAAAGCAAAAGTATACATTTAAGTGACTTCATTTTCATATCATAAAAAGGTACAAATCAACCCACACAGGTAAAGACTGATACACAACAGTTCTCTATTGTTAGGATTATATCAATTTATCAGCAAGCAGGTTGGAAATGTGAAAGAAACACCAAGATAAACTTCTCACTGAAACTGTACACAAAATTAGTATTGTGTGCTGCGTatgtgagggtttttttttgcatcttctttacaaaacaacactaaatgctttattttcaatacaaaaataaaattagtaTTAAAGTGACTGGCAT
Encoded proteins:
- the LOC110957745 gene encoding putative methyltransferase-like protein 7A, whose amino-acid sequence is MTLAMTLLTAVMNILCLPLHLMYAVGGYRIYERIFPMCLSGFSIAYNEKMHEQKKELFRSLTQFAKPGGRLTVLEIGCGSGTNFQYYPAGCKVICTDPNPHFEKYLSKSMADNDHLSYERFVVATGEDLGAVGYESVDAVVCTLVLCSVNDIQQTLREALRILRPGGAFFFMEHVVAEPSTWSYFFQHVLQPLWYYCGGCKATRETWKHLERAGFSDLKLRHIQAPLPFVIKPHIVGYAVK